The following are encoded in a window of Pseudalgibacter alginicilyticus genomic DNA:
- a CDS encoding glycosyltransferase, whose amino-acid sequence MKILLIGEYSRLHNSLKEGLIKNGHNTLLIGSGDGFKNYPIDIDISAKSKEIPFLFFFIKVFYRIFKIDLSKIEVAYKFYRILPKLKDFDVVQLINEDCIKTFYKIEKWFLKKLKKQNKKLFLLSCGTDYVSVKYANDKKPRYSILTPLHENNKLKKKYNHILRYLSKPNYELHKFLYQNINGVLASDMDYHLPLKNHPKYLGLIPNPINIENLDFIPLQITDRINIFHGINTENAYKKGSSHFESALKIIQNKYPEKVNIVTTKDIPYKEYITLYNESHILLDQVYGYDQGYNALEAMAKGKVVFTGAEQEWLEYYNLQEDTVAINALPDEKKIAEKLEWLILNPEKIIEISKNARIFIEKEHNYITVAENYIEKWKN is encoded by the coding sequence ATGAAAATTTTATTGATAGGAGAATATAGTAGACTCCATAATTCATTAAAAGAAGGCTTGATTAAAAATGGGCACAACACACTTTTAATAGGTTCTGGTGATGGCTTTAAAAATTACCCTATTGATATTGATATTTCAGCAAAATCGAAAGAAATCCCTTTTTTGTTTTTTTTTATAAAAGTGTTTTATAGAATATTTAAAATTGATTTATCTAAAATAGAAGTCGCTTATAAGTTTTATAGAATTCTACCAAAACTTAAAGATTTTGATGTTGTTCAACTTATTAATGAAGATTGTATAAAAACCTTTTATAAAATTGAAAAATGGTTTCTAAAAAAGCTTAAAAAACAAAACAAAAAATTATTCCTTTTATCCTGTGGTACGGATTATGTAAGTGTAAAATATGCAAATGATAAAAAACCGAGATATTCTATATTAACACCTTTGCATGAAAACAATAAATTAAAAAAAAAATATAATCATATTCTGAGATATCTATCAAAACCGAATTATGAGCTCCACAAATTTTTATATCAAAATATAAATGGTGTTTTAGCATCAGATATGGATTATCATTTGCCATTAAAAAACCATCCCAAATATTTAGGGCTTATCCCTAATCCAATAAATATTGAAAATCTTGATTTTATCCCATTACAAATAACAGATAGGATTAATATTTTTCATGGCATAAATACTGAAAATGCTTATAAAAAAGGTAGTTCTCATTTTGAATCTGCATTAAAAATCATCCAGAATAAATATCCAGAAAAAGTAAATATAGTTACAACAAAAGATATTCCGTATAAAGAATATATAACTTTATATAACGAAAGTCATATTTTATTAGATCAGGTATATGGTTACGACCAAGGCTACAATGCTTTAGAAGCTATGGCAAAAGGCAAAGTAGTTTTTACAGGAGCAGAACAAGAATGGTTAGAATATTACAACTTGCAAGAAGATACCGTAGCTATAAATGCCTTACCCGATGAAAAAAAAATTGCAGAAAAATTAGAATGGCTTATTTTGAATCCTGAAAAAATTATTGAGATTTCTAAAAACGCGAGAATTTTTATTGAAAAAGAGCACAACTACATTACAGTTGCTGAGAATTACATTGAAAAATGGAAAAACTAA
- a CDS encoding DUF1801 domain-containing protein, whose amino-acid sequence MPASIPDKPLNEIKRDDLLHLQMIIEQALLNAELLFKWKTPFFYVDKRPICYLNQTKDYVDVGFWNATHLTVFQEFMTADGRKMIKSLRYESIEAINDDVLTAVVKETYEIREKNSGNRFFY is encoded by the coding sequence GTGCCTGCGAGTATTCCGGATAAGCCACTCAATGAAATAAAACGAGATGATTTATTGCATTTGCAAATGATTATTGAGCAAGCTTTACTAAATGCAGAGTTGTTGTTTAAATGGAAAACGCCTTTTTTTTATGTAGATAAACGACCTATTTGCTATTTAAATCAAACGAAGGATTATGTAGATGTCGGTTTTTGGAATGCCACTCACTTAACCGTTTTTCAGGAGTTTATGACAGCGGATGGACGCAAAATGATAAAGTCTTTACGGTATGAATCTATAGAAGCCATAAATGACGATGTATTAACAGCTGTCGTTAAAGAAACATATGAAATCAGGGAAAAAAATTCTGGAAATAGGTTTTTTTATTGA
- a CDS encoding SDR family NAD(P)-dependent oxidoreductase: protein MSKNALVTGAASGLGLELSLLLAKDDYNLILVDVDATNLEVAKKEILKVNKTEITLIVKDLSEPTAAQDVFNHISNVSIDVLVNNAGFGLFGKFSETNWEREMQMLQLHVITATHLIKLIIVGMLERNSGKILNLSSLAGFQPGPLMSIYYASKAYMLSFSQAISNELKGTGVSATVLCPGPTKTSFQEVVSGSSSSDNKIAFNMACAKEVAAFGYKAMHNGKIVAVPGAFNKFLAGLPRVLSRNRAASIVRKLQEKNRDL, encoded by the coding sequence ATGTCTAAAAATGCTTTAGTAACCGGAGCAGCTTCTGGTTTGGGTCTTGAGTTATCGTTATTGTTAGCAAAAGATGATTATAATCTTATATTAGTTGATGTTGATGCTACTAATTTAGAAGTGGCAAAAAAAGAGATTTTAAAAGTAAATAAAACTGAAATAACACTCATCGTAAAAGATTTAAGCGAACCTACTGCTGCGCAAGATGTTTTCAATCATATTAGCAACGTTTCTATAGATGTTTTAGTAAATAATGCTGGTTTTGGATTGTTCGGAAAGTTTTCGGAAACGAATTGGGAACGCGAAATGCAAATGTTGCAGTTGCATGTCATAACAGCGACCCATTTAATAAAACTTATAATCGTGGGTATGTTAGAGCGAAATTCGGGTAAAATTTTAAATTTATCATCTTTGGCAGGTTTTCAGCCAGGTCCTTTAATGTCTATTTATTATGCATCAAAGGCTTATATGTTGTCGTTTTCTCAAGCTATTTCTAATGAGTTAAAAGGAACCGGGGTATCGGCTACTGTATTATGTCCAGGGCCTACAAAAACATCGTTTCAAGAAGTGGTGTCAGGGAGTAGTTCATCAGATAATAAAATAGCATTTAACATGGCATGTGCAAAAGAAGTTGCTGCCTTTGGTTATAAGGCCATGCATAATGGGAAAATAGTGGCTGTACCAGGGGCTTTTAATAAGTTTTTAGCTGGTTTACCAAGAGTTTTAAGTAGAAATAGAGCAGCGTCAATTGTCAGGAAATTACAAGAAAAAAATAGGGATTTATAA
- a CDS encoding glycosyltransferase yields the protein MKKICVITTSLAKGGAERSTAILTQMLFKLQYEIHVVTTKNDIDYEFSGTLFNLERKFGADLSNLKKMMVLRSYFKKHNFDIIIDNRTRPVFIKEYILHNFVFKAKRKIFVVRSFYLNYYFPENKFLARLLYKNKSELVTVSKEIKDAIAKKYNLTDSTLIYNATGIDAIIEKSNEKIDLNEDYVLWYGRIEENVKNLTLLLNAYKKSTLPSNNIKLYIVGEGKDEGVLNKKVKDLDLEEKIKHISFLKNPFPYVKKAKFTVLTSYFEGFPRVLIESLICGTPVVSVDCKSGPKEIIKHEYNGLLVDNYNVEALAIAFNSFIDNQSLYIKCKNNAKMSVNKFSIENIAKDWQQFLKHEM from the coding sequence ATGAAAAAAATTTGTGTTATCACAACATCGTTAGCAAAAGGCGGCGCAGAAAGATCTACTGCTATACTTACGCAGATGCTTTTTAAACTTCAATACGAAATTCATGTTGTAACTACGAAAAACGATATAGATTATGAGTTTTCAGGAACCTTATTTAATTTAGAGAGAAAATTTGGTGCTGATTTGTCTAATCTCAAAAAAATGATGGTTTTGCGAAGCTATTTCAAAAAGCATAATTTTGATATTATTATAGATAATCGTACAAGACCTGTTTTCATTAAAGAATATATTTTGCATAATTTTGTGTTTAAGGCAAAAAGAAAAATTTTCGTGGTACGAAGTTTTTATTTGAATTATTATTTTCCTGAGAATAAATTTCTTGCAAGGTTATTGTACAAAAACAAATCAGAACTTGTCACGGTAAGTAAAGAAATTAAGGATGCTATAGCTAAAAAATATAATTTAACTGATAGTACCTTAATATATAATGCTACAGGAATTGATGCGATTATTGAAAAGTCTAATGAAAAAATAGACTTAAACGAAGACTATGTTTTATGGTATGGACGTATTGAGGAAAATGTCAAAAATTTGACACTTCTTTTAAATGCTTATAAAAAATCAACTTTACCAAGTAATAATATTAAGTTATATATTGTGGGGGAAGGAAAAGATGAAGGTGTTTTAAATAAAAAAGTAAAAGACTTGGATCTTGAAGAAAAAATAAAGCATATCTCTTTTTTAAAAAACCCGTTTCCATATGTTAAAAAGGCAAAATTCACAGTTTTAACAAGTTATTTTGAAGGTTTTCCAAGGGTTTTAATTGAGTCTTTAATTTGTGGAACCCCTGTTGTTTCAGTAGATTGTAAATCGGGGCCCAAAGAAATTATTAAACATGAATATAATGGGTTGTTGGTAGACAATTATAATGTGGAAGCTTTAGCAATCGCTTTTAATAGTTTTATTGATAACCAATCACTTTATATAAAGTGCAAAAATAATGCTAAAATGAGTGTAAATAAGTTTAGCATTGAAAACATAGCTAAAGATTGGCAGCAATTCTTGAAACATGAAATGTGA
- a CDS encoding sugar 3,4-ketoisomerase — MDSTIKDCMIIDIPKIEDQRGNLSVIEKDIIPYEIKRVYYLYDVPSGSFRGGHAHKNLTQFLIALSGSFDIHLNNGKETKTVNLNRPNKGLLIPSGTWREIDNFSSGAVCLVLASDVFDEADYIRDFDDFISYKNLK, encoded by the coding sequence ATGGATTCTACCATTAAAGATTGTATGATTATTGACATACCAAAAATTGAAGATCAAAGAGGGAACCTGTCAGTTATAGAAAAAGATATCATTCCATATGAAATTAAACGAGTTTATTATTTATATGATGTGCCTAGTGGTTCTTTTCGAGGTGGTCATGCTCACAAGAATTTAACTCAATTTTTAATAGCATTAAGCGGAAGTTTTGATATCCATCTAAATAATGGAAAAGAAACAAAAACAGTAAATTTAAATAGACCTAATAAAGGTCTGCTTATTCCCTCTGGAACTTGGAGAGAAATTGATAATTTTTCATCAGGTGCCGTATGTTTGGTTTTAGCTTCTGATGTTTTTGATGAAGCTGATTATATAAGAGATTTTGATGATTTTATAAGTTACAAAAACCTAAAATAA
- the typA gene encoding translational GTPase TypA: protein MANIKNIAIIAHVDHGKTTLVDKIMYHCQLFRENENTGDLILDNNDLERERGITITSKNVSVIYKDTKINIIDTPGHADFGGEVERVLNMADGVLLLVDAFEGPMPQTRFVLQKAIDLGLKPCVVVNKVDKENCTPDEVHEKVFDLMFELGAEEWQLDFPTVYGSAKNNWMSDDWKNQTENIEPLLDMVIEHIPEPKIETGTTQMLITSLDFSSFTGRIAIGRLTRGELKVGQNISLVKRDGSIVKNKIKELHVFEGLGRLKVEEVQTGDICAIVGLEGFEIGDTVADWENPEGLKTIAIDEPTMSMLFTINDSPFFGKDGKFVTSRHIKDRLKKELEKNLALRVEETDSADKFMVFGRGVLHLSVLIETMRREGYELQIGQPQVIIKEIDGVKCEPVEEMTIDLPETVSGKAIEMVTLRKGEMLSMEAKGDRMVCEFIVPSRGIIGLRNQLLTATAGEAIMAHRFKEYQPLKGGIPERQNGSLVSMEKGQAIPYSIDKLQDRGKFFVDPGEDIYEGQVIGENSRGDDMTVNVTKTKKLSNVRSSGADDKAKIVPAIKFSLEEALEYIQKDEYVEVTPNFLRLRKIYLTEVERKRNKSI, encoded by the coding sequence ATGGCTAATATCAAAAACATTGCAATTATTGCTCACGTTGACCACGGAAAAACAACTTTGGTTGATAAGATTATGTACCACTGTCAATTATTCCGTGAAAATGAAAATACTGGTGATTTAATACTTGATAATAATGATTTGGAGCGAGAAAGAGGTATTACCATTACTTCTAAAAACGTATCTGTAATTTATAAAGACACAAAAATTAATATTATTGATACACCTGGTCACGCCGATTTTGGAGGTGAAGTAGAGCGTGTTTTGAATATGGCAGATGGTGTATTGTTATTAGTTGATGCTTTTGAAGGTCCAATGCCACAAACACGTTTTGTATTACAAAAGGCAATTGATTTAGGTTTGAAACCATGCGTGGTAGTAAATAAAGTAGATAAAGAGAACTGTACGCCAGATGAGGTGCACGAAAAAGTTTTCGATTTAATGTTTGAATTAGGTGCAGAGGAGTGGCAATTAGATTTTCCAACGGTTTATGGTTCTGCTAAGAATAACTGGATGAGTGATGATTGGAAAAACCAAACCGAAAATATTGAGCCATTATTAGATATGGTTATTGAGCATATTCCTGAACCAAAAATAGAAACAGGAACAACACAAATGTTAATTACCTCTTTAGACTTTTCTTCATTTACAGGGCGAATTGCTATTGGGCGTTTAACTCGTGGAGAACTAAAAGTTGGACAAAATATTTCTTTGGTAAAAAGGGATGGTTCAATAGTTAAAAATAAAATTAAAGAACTTCACGTTTTTGAAGGTTTAGGTCGTTTAAAAGTAGAAGAAGTTCAAACTGGAGATATTTGTGCTATTGTTGGTTTAGAAGGTTTTGAAATTGGTGATACTGTTGCTGATTGGGAAAATCCTGAAGGTTTAAAAACCATTGCAATTGACGAACCAACGATGAGTATGCTATTTACCATTAACGATTCACCATTTTTTGGTAAGGACGGAAAATTTGTAACGTCTCGTCACATAAAAGATCGTTTAAAAAAGGAATTAGAAAAGAATTTAGCACTTCGTGTTGAAGAAACAGACAGTGCTGATAAATTTATGGTGTTTGGTCGTGGTGTATTGCATTTATCAGTTTTAATTGAAACCATGCGCCGTGAAGGGTATGAACTTCAAATAGGGCAACCACAGGTAATCATTAAAGAAATTGATGGCGTAAAATGTGAGCCTGTAGAGGAAATGACCATTGATTTGCCAGAAACAGTATCTGGGAAAGCTATTGAAATGGTAACTTTGCGTAAAGGAGAAATGTTAAGTATGGAAGCCAAAGGAGATCGAATGGTTTGTGAATTTATTGTGCCTTCTAGAGGTATTATTGGATTAAGAAACCAATTGTTAACGGCTACTGCAGGTGAAGCTATAATGGCTCATCGTTTCAAAGAATATCAACCTTTAAAAGGAGGGATTCCTGAACGTCAAAATGGTTCTTTAGTGTCTATGGAAAAAGGGCAAGCCATTCCTTATTCTATTGATAAATTACAAGATAGAGGTAAGTTTTTTGTAGATCCAGGTGAAGATATTTATGAAGGTCAAGTTATTGGTGAAAACTCTCGTGGTGATGATATGACCGTTAACGTAACTAAAACTAAAAAATTGAGTAATGTACGTTCTTCTGGAGCTGATGATAAGGCTAAAATTGTACCTGCTATTAAGTTTTCATTGGAAGAAGCTTTAGAGTATATTCAAAAGGATGAGTATGTTGAGGTTACTCCTAATTTTTTACGTTTACGTAAAATTTATTTAACTGAAGTTGAGCGTAAGCGAAACAAATCAATATAG
- a CDS encoding DegT/DnrJ/EryC1/StrS family aminotransferase, translating into MIKFLDLYKINNRFQDEFRLKFKEFLESGHYILGHQVETFEQRFAHYCGTKYCIGTSNGLDALILVFSAYLELGVLKKGDEVLVPANTFIASVIAIEKSGLKPVLVEPDVNTYNISYLEIKKQATPNTKAILVVHLYGCIADMEPISAFAKKNDLIVIEDAAQAHGAVNTLDLKAGNLADAAAFSFYPSKNLGALGDAGAITTNNEDLKNVIIKLRNYGASKKYVFDLIGNNNRLDEIQAAFLNIKLNYLDADNDTRREIASYYLSNINNRRVKLPYYNYSKGHVFYAFVIQVDNREAFTNYLHENNVETLIHYPIAPHKQDAFKHLSIKSFPITEAMQHKIVSLPISPVMAQSDIEKVVRVVNQFK; encoded by the coding sequence ATGATTAAGTTTCTTGATTTATATAAAATAAACAATCGTTTTCAAGATGAGTTTCGTCTAAAATTTAAAGAGTTTTTAGAATCGGGACATTATATATTAGGCCATCAAGTTGAAACTTTTGAACAGCGTTTTGCTCATTATTGTGGTACAAAATATTGTATTGGAACCAGTAATGGTTTGGATGCACTTATATTGGTTTTTAGTGCTTATCTTGAGTTGGGTGTGTTGAAAAAAGGAGATGAAGTTCTTGTGCCTGCTAACACTTTTATTGCGAGCGTTATTGCTATTGAGAAATCAGGGTTAAAGCCAGTATTGGTCGAGCCTGATGTTAATACTTATAATATTTCATATTTAGAAATTAAAAAACAAGCAACACCAAATACCAAAGCCATTTTAGTAGTACATCTTTACGGTTGTATTGCAGATATGGAACCGATAAGTGCTTTTGCTAAAAAAAATGATTTGATTGTTATAGAAGATGCAGCTCAAGCTCATGGAGCAGTAAATACATTAGATTTAAAAGCAGGAAATCTTGCAGATGCGGCAGCATTTAGTTTTTATCCTAGCAAAAATTTGGGGGCATTGGGTGATGCAGGAGCTATTACTACCAATAATGAAGATTTAAAAAATGTAATTATTAAACTCCGTAATTATGGGGCATCTAAGAAATATGTCTTTGATTTGATTGGAAATAATAATAGATTAGACGAAATCCAAGCCGCATTTTTAAATATTAAACTCAATTATTTAGACGCTGATAATGACACACGTCGAGAGATTGCTAGTTATTATCTTTCAAATATTAATAACAGACGGGTAAAACTGCCTTATTACAATTATTCTAAAGGACATGTGTTTTATGCTTTTGTGATTCAAGTTGATAATAGAGAAGCTTTTACAAATTATTTACATGAAAATAATGTAGAAACTCTCATTCATTACCCCATTGCACCTCATAAACAAGACGCTTTTAAGCATTTAAGTATAAAATCATTTCCTATAACAGAAGCCATGCAGCATAAGATTGTTAGCCTGCCAATAAGCCCAGTAATGGCTCAATCTGATATTGAAAAAGTTGTCAGAGTAGTAAATCAATTTAAATAA
- the kdsA gene encoding 3-deoxy-8-phosphooctulonate synthase, whose translation MTLQDIPKIKNTNSNNFFLLCGPCAIEGEDMALKIAEKVVTITNKLEIPYIFKGSFKKANRSRIDSFTGIGDENALKILRKVSETFDVPTVTDIHEISDAHLAAQYVDVLQIPAFLVRQTDLVVAAAKTGKVVNLKKGQFMSPEAMKHAVQKVKDAGSDKAWITDRGTMFGYQDMIVDFRGIPTMRQYAPTILDVTHSLQQPNQTAGVTGGRPDMIETIARAGIVNNVDGLFIETHFDPANAKSDGANMLHLDNLEKLLTNLVAIRKTIQSL comes from the coding sequence ATGACGCTTCAAGACATTCCGAAAATAAAAAACACCAATTCAAATAATTTTTTTCTTTTGTGTGGCCCTTGTGCTATTGAAGGTGAAGATATGGCTCTTAAAATTGCTGAGAAAGTGGTTACTATCACTAACAAATTAGAAATTCCATATATATTTAAAGGAAGTTTTAAAAAAGCAAACCGAAGTAGAATTGATAGTTTTACGGGTATTGGTGATGAAAATGCTTTAAAAATTTTAAGAAAGGTTTCTGAAACTTTTGATGTCCCTACGGTGACAGATATCCATGAAATTAGTGATGCGCACTTAGCTGCCCAATATGTTGATGTATTACAAATTCCCGCTTTTTTGGTGCGTCAAACCGATTTGGTAGTGGCTGCTGCAAAAACTGGTAAAGTTGTCAACTTGAAAAAAGGGCAATTTATGAGTCCAGAAGCCATGAAGCACGCCGTACAAAAAGTAAAAGACGCGGGTAGTGATAAAGCTTGGATAACCGATAGAGGCACCATGTTTGGCTATCAAGATATGATAGTTGATTTTCGTGGCATACCAACCATGCGACAATATGCTCCTACTATTTTAGATGTTACACATTCTTTACAACAACCCAATCAAACGGCAGGTGTTACAGGTGGTAGACCCGATATGATTGAAACTATTGCTCGTGCAGGAATTGTTAACAATGTAGATGGATTATTCATAGAAACTCATTTTGACCCAGCCAATGCAAAAAGTGATGGGGCTAATATGTTGCATCTAGATAATTTAGAAAAATTATTAACAAATTTGGTTGCCATTAGAAAAACAATTCAATCCCTGTAA
- a CDS encoding O-antigen translocase — translation MKKLLDYINNHVLVKVTSLKTAAVFTRMIAGLLTSKAIAIFIGAEGMALIGNLRNFTKAFQNIAIIGFYDGFVKHIAEFKDDVVKLSKSVSTVFYVGFIATILVSIFCYFKAEFINDIIFPTYNDYAYVIRVFAIVLPFFSLNMFSFAIMNGFSKYKILIIINIIGQILGVFITLLLIYQNKIEGALISVVIAESLMFLITLVGIINRRSLVPLIKVSQISFSYLKSMRTHSVMALFSAIILPLVALAIRSYIIDEIGYKEAGFWEAMTRISHYYLMLVSSLIALYILPRLTEIDSVIEFRKEVFGFYKAVVPVFGIGLLLIYLSKSIIVSIVFSSEFESVEDLFLWQLLGDFVKVLSIVIAYQFLAKKMFWHYIITETFLVVILYLTSIFFIDLYGVEGAVIGHFVSYLMYYAVILLIFGSSLFGVDIDKIEK, via the coding sequence TTGAAAAAACTATTAGACTATATAAATAATCACGTGTTGGTTAAAGTTACGTCATTAAAAACGGCAGCTGTATTTACACGTATGATTGCTGGTTTATTAACATCAAAAGCCATAGCCATTTTTATAGGAGCAGAAGGCATGGCATTAATTGGAAACCTTCGAAACTTTACAAAAGCGTTTCAAAATATTGCTATAATTGGGTTTTATGATGGTTTTGTAAAACACATTGCTGAGTTTAAAGATGATGTAGTTAAGTTAAGTAAATCTGTTTCTACCGTTTTTTACGTTGGTTTTATTGCAACTATTTTAGTTTCCATATTCTGTTATTTTAAAGCAGAATTTATAAATGATATTATATTTCCTACTTATAACGATTATGCATATGTTATAAGGGTTTTTGCTATTGTATTACCATTTTTTTCTTTGAATATGTTTTCATTCGCTATTATGAATGGCTTTTCAAAGTATAAAATCCTGATTATAATAAATATAATTGGTCAAATTTTAGGGGTTTTTATCACATTACTTTTAATTTATCAGAATAAAATTGAAGGTGCACTTATATCTGTTGTTATTGCTGAATCTTTAATGTTCTTAATTACATTGGTAGGTATTATAAATAGACGTAGTTTGGTGCCTTTAATTAAAGTATCTCAAATTAGTTTTAGCTATTTAAAGAGTATGCGAACACATTCAGTAATGGCCTTGTTTTCAGCCATTATTTTACCATTGGTAGCATTAGCTATTCGTTCGTATATTATTGATGAAATAGGTTATAAAGAAGCTGGTTTTTGGGAGGCCATGACAAGAATATCTCATTATTATTTAATGTTAGTAAGCTCTTTAATAGCTCTTTATATCTTACCAAGACTTACAGAAATTGACAGTGTTATAGAGTTTAGAAAAGAAGTTTTTGGTTTTTATAAAGCGGTTGTACCTGTATTTGGAATTGGATTATTGCTTATCTATTTATCAAAATCGATTATTGTATCTATTGTTTTTTCAAGTGAGTTTGAGTCAGTTGAAGATTTGTTTTTATGGCAACTTTTGGGTGATTTTGTTAAAGTGTTGTCTATTGTAATTGCTTATCAGTTTTTAGCAAAAAAAATGTTTTGGCATTATATTATTACTGAAACATTTTTGGTTGTGATTTTATATTTAACAAGTATTTTTTTTATTGATTTATATGGTGTAGAAGGTGCTGTTATAGGTCATTTTGTAAGTTACCTAATGTACTATGCAGTCATTTTGTTAATTTTTGGGAGCTCGCTTTTTGGAGTAGATATTGATAAGATTGAAAAATAA
- a CDS encoding O-antigen translocase — protein MKYLRHILRNNLLLKITSLNAVVIAVRLIISLGVQRILAVAVGEVGIAKIGQVRNLIQIITSTSSLGVFNGVVKYVSEYKENQHRLQNLFSTTFVFVIIGSTISSLVLLFLASWITIELFGDLEFLNITRLLALLPVVIGLNRVFYGVINGLSEYKKYAKIDLFSYVFSIVFLLIGLYYYELKGVLFSIVLTPLIQLGIIFYVFGSILKKNIKVKKLAFKTPYAKEILAFTLMSIVSIGLLNYIELDIRTMITKKLNINEAAYWTAMGFISKNYMTFSSAIFTLYVIPKFATIYSGSVFKKEIISIYKTILPLFGLGMVLVYLFRDFIIAIIYPDFTGMEPLFKWQLLGDFIKLLSLVIAHQFLAKKMVKSFIVTELLSLGLFYYLSKYLVGQYGVEGVVMAHFYRCIIYLGVIIVPVWYYFSSQKKASKN, from the coding sequence GTGAAGTATTTGAGACATATTTTAAGAAATAATTTGTTATTAAAAATAACGTCTTTAAACGCCGTTGTGATTGCTGTTAGGTTAATAATTTCATTAGGGGTTCAAAGAATATTGGCTGTTGCCGTTGGTGAAGTGGGGATAGCCAAAATAGGGCAGGTAAGGAATTTAATCCAAATAATTACAAGTACTTCTTCTTTAGGTGTTTTTAATGGTGTTGTTAAATATGTTTCAGAATATAAAGAAAATCAGCATCGTCTTCAGAATTTGTTCTCAACTACTTTCGTTTTTGTTATAATAGGCTCTACTATCTCATCATTAGTCTTGCTTTTTTTAGCGTCATGGATTACTATTGAATTGTTTGGAGATTTAGAGTTTCTTAATATCACTCGATTATTGGCATTATTACCTGTTGTTATTGGATTAAATAGAGTGTTTTATGGGGTTATAAATGGCTTGTCTGAATACAAAAAATATGCAAAAATTGACTTGTTTAGTTATGTGTTTTCAATTGTATTTCTTTTAATAGGTTTGTATTATTATGAGCTAAAAGGTGTTCTGTTTTCAATAGTTCTTACACCTTTAATTCAGTTAGGAATTATTTTTTACGTATTCGGATCTATTCTTAAAAAGAATATTAAAGTAAAAAAACTCGCTTTTAAAACTCCTTATGCAAAAGAAATTTTAGCATTTACCTTAATGTCTATTGTTTCAATAGGATTATTAAATTATATCGAGTTAGACATTCGGACCATGATTACAAAAAAATTGAATATTAATGAAGCAGCTTATTGGACTGCTATGGGGTTTATATCCAAAAATTATATGACTTTTTCATCTGCTATATTTACATTATACGTCATTCCTAAATTTGCAACTATATACTCCGGATCTGTTTTTAAAAAGGAGATTATTAGTATCTATAAAACCATACTCCCTTTATTTGGTTTAGGTATGGTGTTGGTCTATTTGTTCAGAGATTTCATTATCGCTATAATTTATCCAGATTTCACAGGAATGGAACCATTGTTTAAATGGCAATTGTTGGGAGACTTTATTAAGTTGTTATCATTAGTGATTGCACATCAGTTTTTAGCAAAAAAGATGGTTAAAAGTTTTATTGTAACAGAATTATTGTCTCTTGGATTATTTTACTATTTGTCTAAATACTTAGTGGGGCAATATGGAGTAGAAGGTGTTGTAATGGCACATTTTTATAGATGTATTATTTATTTAGGAGTAATTATAGTGCCTGTGTGGTATTATTTTAGCAGTCAAAAAAAGGCATCTAAAAATTAG